One part of the Candida albicans SC5314 chromosome R, complete sequence genome encodes these proteins:
- a CDS encoding uncharacterized protein (Ortholog(s) have role in protein folding and endoplasmic reticulum localization) translates to MKFIKVFLLFVTIVVAAHWSKEDYEIFSLNDKLQQDLGHDITFYKWLGLEKGPKSNLQEITKAYRKLSRKLHPDKFASASRSDKKKANERFQRLSLVGNILKDQSLKRRYDYFYTKGFPKWKGTGYYYSKFRPGVIFTLIILYVLVGFLHFFSLKINRKQAFKRIVDLKNEVKNQAWGGLQFPPGDGSDRKLSNEATGKVFLVKADGTVWLVENDGEQHLIDEYDVNVNPGFKESLFFKIPVKIWNLILGKWVPIDTSVEYKKQETSPQEDDTKKKVQKKKSKGKKVELPNGKVVYSRKK, encoded by the coding sequence ATGAAATTCATAAAAGTTTTCCTCTTATTTGTAACCATTGTGGTTGCAGCTCATTGGAGTAAAGAAGATTACGAAATTTTCAGTTTGAATGATAAACTTCAACAAGATTTAGGTCATGATATTACTTTTTATAAATGGTTAGGATTAGAAAAAGgtccaaaatcaaatttacaagaaatCACCAAAGCCTATAGaaaattatcaagaaaATTACATCCAGATAAATTTGCCTCAGCGAGTCGATCtgataaaaagaaagctaATGAAAGATTTCAAAGATTATCATTAGTAGGAAATATATTAAAAGATCAATCTTTGAAAAGAAGATACGATTATTTTTATACCAAAGGTTTCCCTAAATGGAAAGGTACCggatattattattctaaATTTCGTCCAGGGGTTATATTCACTTTAATTATTCTTTATGTGTTAGTTGGGTTTTTGcattttttctctcttaAAATTAATAGAAAACAAGCATTTAAAAGAAtagttgatttgaaaaatgaagtGAAAAATCAAGCTTGGGGTGGATTACAATTCCCACCTGGTGATGGTTCTGATCGTAAACTTTCAAATGAGGCTACCGGAAAAGTTTTTTTGGTTAAAGCTGATGGTACGGTTTGGTTAGTTGAAAATGATGGCGAACAacatttaattgatgaatatgATGTTAATGTCAATCCTGGTTTTAAagaatcattatttttcaaaatccccgttaaaatttggaatttgATATTAGGTAAATGGGTTCCAATTGATACTTCGGTTGAATATAAGAAACAAGAAACATCACCTCAAGAAGACGACACTAAGAAGAAAGtacagaaaaagaaaagtaaaggtaaaaaagttgaattgCCGAATGGGAAAGTTGTATACAGTAGaaagaaatga
- the SDH2 gene encoding succinate dehydrogenase iron-sulfur protein subunit (Succinate dehydrogenase, Fe-S subunit; localizes to surface of yeast cells, but not hyphae; induced in high iron and during log phase aerobic growth; repressed by nitric oxide, Hap43): MFRSILHQQKAVQFSVRSLATAAAEKAPRLKKFQIYRWNPDTPEVQPKMQTYEVDLNKCGPMVLDALLKIKNEQDATLTLRRSCREGICGSCAMNIGGRNTLACLCRIDQDESKDLKVYPLPHMFVVRDLVPDLTHFYKQYKSIEPYLQRESNPADGRENLQSIEDRAKLDGLYECILCACCSTSCPSYWWNQQQYLGPAVLMQAYRWLIDSRDQATANRKAMLQNSMSLYRCHTIMNCARTCPKGLNPGKAIAEIKKQLAFD, from the coding sequence ATGTTCAGATCcattcttcatcaacaaaaagCTGTTCAATTCAGCGTAAGATCCTTAGCTACTGCAGCTGCTGAAAAGGCACCAagattaaagaaatttcaaatttatagATGGAACCCAGATACTCCAGAAGTTCAACCAAAAATGCAAACCTATGAAGTCGATTTGAACAAATGTGGACCTATGGTTTTGGATGctcttttgaaaattaaGAATGAGCAAGATGCTACTTTGACTTTAAGAAGATCATGTCGTGAAGGTATTTGTGGTTCGTGTGCCATGAACATTGGTGGAAGAAACACATTGGCTTGTTTATGTCGTATAGATCAAGATGAATCCAAAGACTTGAAAGTTTACCCATTACCACACATGTTCGTTGTCAGAGATTTAGTTCCAGATTTGACTCATTTCtataaacaatataaatCCATTGAACCATATTTACAAAGAGAATCTAATCCAGCTGATGGTAGAGAAAACTTGCAAAGTATTGAAGACAGAGCTAAATTAGATGGTTTATATGAATGTATCTTGTGTGCTTGTTGTTCTACTTCTTGTCCTTCATACTGGTggaatcaacaacaatacttGGGTCCAGCAGTCTTGATGCAAGCTTATAGATGGTTAATTGATTCCAGAGATCAAGCCACTGCTAACAGAAAGGCCATGTTACAAAACTCCATGTCCTTGTACAGATGTCACACTATTATGAACTGTGCCAGAACATGTCCAAAGGGATTGAATCCAGGTAAAGCTATTGCTGAAATTAAGAAACAATTGGCATTTGATTAA
- a CDS encoding uncharacterized protein (Protein similar to S. cerevisiae Cis3p, which has a role cell-wall-related processes; predicted Kex2p substrate; possibly an essential gene, disruptants not obtained by UAU1 method), with translation MRFSIATLSLAALTVVSASYVTRGEGVSRGEKYECDFDTFEWKFGLAVKELKHRGKNWGKDVDLDIVYESDDGQLYHGCKDTYDASKCKNCYETFEFSDDDDEGSDCDDDDCKKKKKAHRYTKRCGGGDDDDCEDDERCNYPYCELYDDNCDLVITLRDGVLHDERHATGEIVANHQFQFDKPPQKDALHKKGFSIVYTEGNYYLALDHKIKFWHCKVDDNGLYKIYDKSIGEQCSEIELIILKSDKKAEFEFSDNEGSDCDDDCKRKKKHGKKY, from the coding sequence ATGAGATTTTCAATTGCTACTTTATCTTTAGCTGCTTTAACTGTTGTCAGTGCCAGTTATGTTACCCGTGGTGAAGGTGTATCCAGAGGTGAAAAATACGAATGTGATTTCGATACYTTTGAATGGAAATTCGGTTTAGCCGTYaaagaattaaaacatCGYGGTAAAAATTGGGGTAAAGATGTTGATTTAGATATTGTTTATGAAAGTGATGATGGTCAATTGTATCATGGATGCAAAGATACTTACGATGCTTCTAAATGCAAAAACTGTTATGAAACTTTTGAATtcagtgatgatgatgatgaaggaAGTGAttgtgatgatgatgattgcaaaaagaagaaaaaggcTCACAGATATACTAAACGTTGTGGAGGTggcgatgatgatgactgtgaagatgatgaacGTTGTAACTACCCATACTGTGAACTTTATGACGACAATTGTGACTTGGTCATCACTTTAAGAGATGGTGTTTTACATGATGAAAGACACGCTACTGGTGAAATTGTTGCCAATcatcaattccaattcgATAAACCACCACAAAAGGATGCCTTACACAAGAAAGGATTCTCCATTGTTTACACTGAAGGTAATTACTACTTGGCTCTTGACCACAAGATCAAATTCTGGCACTGTAAAGTTGATGACAATGGATTATACAAGATCTATGATAAATCTATTGGTGAACAATGTTCTGAAATTGAACtcattattttgaaatctgACAAAAAAGCTGAATTYGAATTCAGTGACAAYGAAGGTAGTGAttgtgatgatgattgcaaaagaaagaagaaacacGGTAAAAAATACTAA
- a CDS encoding uncharacterized protein (S. cerevisiae ortholog YDR370C/DXO1 has decapping and 5'-3' exoRNase activity; decreased transcription is observed upon fluphenazine treatment or in an azole-resistant strain that overexpresses CDR1 and CDR2), with amino-acid sequence MERIPLSVFEKFNNQELLSDVPEDRFISKSLQSPEIFSTPCEECTYFTKSNNNNILKFDDTTGLNTVLVSYTQQSKKRKQKKTNASSKGRPKIIGSDLTQGFSDFKPESLKDIYSLNDIFKSIQYLIQNKNFTPQDFKIVTARRHLQKLMTIPIHKQEVQFNVIYWKGMIFFAYDWKSESTTKVEDPYNKLIQYTGFKFEEVVSEGTRDSNFYTVVQHCVDNIPVIYTAEVDCSIDKETGLENYIELKTHTKLADDKISTINKLNKKLLSTFIQTKFIDCQHSIIGFRSTDLKIASIKKYTQRELAGEINSFPVILSDKCSINTKSIFQWYKLIMNWIISKEITDHNTPQIFRLSFKRDQELMNSYLKLEKILQEDDNDTIFNDLVPEWFQSFIMNLF; translated from the coding sequence ATGGAAAGGATACCTCTTTcagtatttgaaaaattcaataatcaaGAGTTGTTACTGGATGTTCCAGAAGATAGGTTTATTTCTAAATCTTTACAGTCTCcagaaatattttcaacTCCATGCGAAGAGTGCACGTACTTTACGAAGtcaaataacaacaacatcctAAAGTTTGATGATACAACTGGGTTGAATACAGTTTTAGTATCATATACACAACAATCAAAGAAGAggaaacaaaagaaaaccaaTGCTTCATCTAAAGGTCGACCAAAGATAATTGGCTCTGACCTTACGCAAGGGTTCAGTGATTTCAAACCAGAAAGTTTAAAAGATATATACCTGTTGaatgatattttcaaatcaatacaatatttgattcaaaacaagaatttcACACCAcaagatttcaaaattgttaCTGCTAGAAGACATTTGCAGAAACTAATGACGATACCTATTCACAAACAAGAGGTTCAATTCAATGTGATATATTGGAAAGGAATGATATTTTTTGCATATGATTGGAAGTCTGAGAGTACCACCAAAGTGGAAGATCCGTATAATAAACTTATACAATATACTGGCTTTAAATTTGAGGAAGTGGTATCAGAAGGAACAAGAGATCTGAACTTTTATACTGTTGTTCAACATTGTGTTGATAATATTCCTGTGATTTATACAGCCGAAGTTGATTGTAGTATTGATAAAGAAACAGGATTAGAGAATTATATTGAGTTGAAAACACATACAAAACTAGCTGATGACAAAATAAGTACaattaacaaattgaataaaaaattgttatCGACATTTATCCAAACCAAGTTTATTGATTGTCAACATTCCATTATAGGATTCAGGTCAACCGATTTAAAAATAGCGTCAATCAAAAAATACACACAAAGAGAACTTGCAGGAGAGATCAATTCATTCCCAGTGATATTATCTGATAAATGCTCTATTAACACCAAGCTGATTTTCCAATGGTATAaactaataatgaattggatCATACTGAAAGAAATCACTGACCACAACACCCCACAAATATTTCGATTATCTTTCAAAAGAGATCAAGAGTTAATGAAttcatatttgaaattggaaaaaataCTCCAAgaagatgataatgatacgatatttaatgatttggtTCCTGAATGGTTCCAGTCGTTTATTATGAATTTATTCTAA
- a CDS encoding uncharacterized protein (Ortholog of C. dubliniensis CD36 : Cd36_30470, C. parapsilosis CDC317 : CPAR2_203380, Candida tenuis NRRL Y-1498 : CANTEDRAFT_117493 and Debaryomyces hansenii CBS767 : DEHA2G19228g): protein MSFWPFTNSMNSNNALSKFLDSAQDLSSITAEDLIGDPTLSEELLNELHNIKGNYNSRNGVASFSFSQPQTINEATVSNSDSASFTSSSNDINTGNTKDSRGRKLLEILIQPHILSGLIEYVEKSVDFFYEQSIKENEKVLDLLNENPPETDIQEEEELKKIRQKNGIKSDDDDDDDIEDDENEEEESEDSKFRRCVQAAADILSIDLWIISNRIIETESLINKLWRIIDLNNLSESSPSVSYLVHILDQLMDANSIELLNFFRRQKNLVDTFLSKIEVPILMDFFFRLIQTDKQDSPTGIIDTIASQNIISKLIEILKPETSQFASQNCIPNHQLFFKQTAATDFLKALVNISSNAALASVVETNIGPNQLTRELVSPTVINTMINDIMLVKISDENGKTQTNKHGINNVVSIIIELIRKNNSDYDLNCGTYSSMLQNGDGGPIEVNSYVMYQWLKDFEQNPPGPRDPIYLGEMLDLFSSNLDRIAALIQTEPIPPPHVTSNILGFTRFKLSELIAELLHCSNMILLNSRKIKKIIQVRDQIRSQQEKRLQKALQEQISFSDSPNINQVTTGLDDVSLDDIHFASHSNDEVHDYGKLLDNLDQEEDSEDDEPSISPENPFVCSERDKSMRQDPCVGDYFKIKLLDSGILYDIISMFTKFPWNNFFHNVVFDLIQQIFNGKLNSYNSFLIVELFKEDQCNLTDIVVSSYKEDTNPRPGYMGHLILISEEIVKFTSLYKPDLISPVIVSAVQSEKWTWFINDVLLKTREIYNVVLGAEDSDGNNDYGFDTSSVGYLDMDQPKKIILGDASNHDEFINDNSGNQNNGGVSESEQEQTSNDLNDLGDDYDMNQFFVPDINVSKMSPSGDLTKHNIEDDCDDDLDEHHDDSSDKYLENLSDSSSEDEDEDEDIGETNKLKRVPTHNDD, encoded by the coding sequence ATGTCTTTTTGGCCATTTACAAACTCTATGAATAGCAATAATGCATTGCTGAAATTTTTAGATTCGGCACAAGATCTATCATCAATCACTGCTGAAGATCTAATAGGAGATCCAACATTACTGGAAGAACTTTTAAATGAACTTCATAATATTAAAGGAAATTATAACTCAAGAAACGGCGTAGCTAGTTTTCTGTTTCTGCAACCGCAAACAATCAATGAAGCCACAGTCTCAAACTCGGATTCAGCATCATTTACATCGTCTAGTAATGATATCAACACTGGCAACACAAAGGATAGCAGGGGAAGGAAGCTTCTAGAAATATTGATTCAACCACATATATTATCTGGGTTGATAGAGTATGTGGAAAAAAgtgttgattttttttacgAACAAAgtattaaagaaaatgaaaaagttttgGATTTACTCAATGAGAATCCACCTGAGACAGATATACaggaggaagaagaacTTAAAAAGATTAGACAAAAAAACGGTATCAAGAGtgacgacgatgatgacgatgacaTCGAAGATGATGAGAAtgaggaagaagaatcaGAGGATAGCAAGTTTCGCAGATGTGTTCAAGCGGCAGCAGATATactatcaattgatttgtgGATTATTCTGAATCGAATTATCGAGACTGAAAGCCTTATAAATAAACTATGGCgcattattgatttaaataatttactGGAAAGTTCTCCCAGTGTCTCATATTTGGTACACATTTTAGATCAATTGATGGATGCTAACAGTATTGAActtttaaacttttttagAAGACAGAAAAATCTTGTTGATacatttttatcaaaaattgagGTCCCCATATTAAtggatttcttttttcgTCTTATACAAACAGATAAACAGGATTCACCAACAGGGATAATTGATACTATTGCTCTGCAAAATATCATTTCAAAACTAATTGAAATCTTAAAACCAGAAACCTCACAATTTGCTTCACAAAACTGCATCCctaatcatcaattattcTTTAAACAAACAGCAGCTACGGATTTTTTAAAGGCCTTAGTTAATATATCTTCAAATGCAGCATTAGCTTCAGTGGTGGAAACAAATATCGGaccaaatcaattgacaCGAGAATTAGTTTCACCAACTGTCATCAATACAATGATTAATGATATTATGTTAGTCAAGATAAGTGATGAAAACGGGAAAACCCAAACAAACAAGCACGGAATCAATAATGTTGTTAGTATAATTATTGAACTCATTCGGAAAAATAACTCCGACTATGATCTTAATTGTGGGACTTATAGTTCTATGTTACAAAATGGAGACGGGGGTCCAATAGAAGTCAATTCTTATGTTATGTATCAATGGCTCAAAGATTTTGAACAAAACCCACCGGGACCGCGAGATCCCATCTATTTGGGCGAAATGTTGGATTtgttttcatcaaatttagaTAGAATTGCCGCATTAATACAAACGGAACCTATTCCACCACCACATGTCACTTCCAATATTTTGGGGTTCACAAGATTTAAGTTATCTGAATTGATTGCCGAGTTGTTACATTGTTCAAACATGATATTACTCAATTCcagaaaaataaagaaaattattCAAGTTAGAGATCAAATCAGATCTCAACAGGAGAAAAGATTACAGAAAGCGTTGCAAGAGCAGATTCTGTTTTCCGATTCTCCCAACATCAATCAAGTGACTACTGGTTTAGACGATGTATCATTAGATGACATACATTTTGCTAGTCACTCTAACGATGAAGTTCATGATTATGGCAAACttcttgataatttagACCAAGAGGAAGATtcagaagatgatgaacCTTCTATTTCACCTGAGAACCCGTTTGTATGTTCTGAAAGAGACAAATCTATGAGACAAGATCCTTGTGTGGGcgattatttcaaaatcaaattgctTGATCTGGGAATCCTATATGATATAATCAGCATGTTCACCAAATTTCCATGGAACAACTTTTTCCATAATGTCGtgtttgatttaattcAGCAAATTTTCAACGGAAAACTCAATTCAtacaattcatttttaataGTGGAGCTTTTCAAAGAGGATCAATGTAATTTAACCGATATTGTGGTTAGCAGTTACAAAGAAGACACAAATCCTAGACCTGGTTATATGGGCCATTTAATTCTAATCAGTGAAGAAATTGTCAAATTTACATCTCTTTATAAACCTGATTTGATATCTCCAGTGATAGTTTCTGCAGTCCAATCAGAAAAATGGACCTGGTTCATTAATGATGttcttttgaaaactaGAGAAATATATAATGTGGTTTTAGGTGCTGAGGACTCTGATGGAAATAACGATTATGGGTTTGATACTTCATCTGTTGGCTATTTGGATATGGATcaacccaaaaaaattatattggGAGATGCATCTAATCATGATGAGTTTATAAATGATAATCTGGgtaatcaaaataatggTGGTGTCTCAGAACTGgaacaagaacaaacaCTGAATGATTTGAATGACCTTGGTGATGATTATGACATgaaccaattttttgtCCCTGATATCAATGTACTGAAAATGTCACCCAGTGGTGATTTAACAAAACATaatattgaagatgattGCGATGACGATCTAGATGAACACCATGATGATTCTAgtgataaatatttggaaaatttatCAGATAGCTCatctgaagatgaagatgaagacgaAGACATTGGAGAAActaacaaattaaaaagaGTACCCACACATAATGATGATTGA
- a CDS encoding mitochondrial 54S ribosomal protein mL53 (Ortholog(s) have structural constituent of ribosome activity and mitochondrial large ribosomal subunit localization), translated as MITKYFANVSVKFNPFSNAGKSARLFLSRVPTGTKIDCKVLTKPSDIQEIKVTFKDKHVMTANPATMRLADLSEYFDIHSRKLAIKDSIQD; from the coding sequence ATGATAACTAAATACTTTGCTAATGTGCTGGTGAAATTCAACCCCTTTTCCAATGCTGGTAAAAGTGCGAGATTGTTTCTTTCAAGAGTCCCAACCGGTACAAAAATTGACTGTAAAGTCTTGACCAAACCATCAGatattcaagaaattaaagtCACTTTTAAAGATAAACATGTAATGACTGCCAATCCAGCTACAATGAGATTAGCAGATTTATCtgaatattttgatataCATTCCAGAAAGTTAGCTATTAAAGATTCTATTCAAGATTAA
- the FDH1 gene encoding formate dehydrogenase (NAD+) (Formate dehydrogenase; oxidizes formate to CO2; Mig1 regulated; induced by macrophages; fluconazole-repressed; repressed by Efg1 in yeast, not hyphal conditions; stationary phase enriched; rat catheter and Spider biofilm induced), whose product MGKPKVLMVLYAGGNHAKEETRLLGTVENELGIRKLVEEHGYELVTTTDKEPAPTSAFDENLEDAEIIITTPFFPAYVNKERIAKAPKLKLCITAGVGSDHYDLDALNERGIAAIEVTGSNVVSVAEHAVMTMLILIRNYGEGHAQATKGTWDVAAVAKDEFDLEDKVIATVGAGRIGYRILERLVAFNPKKLLYYDYQPLPEEAINKLNAASKLFNGVDNIVERVEKLEDLVSQADVVTINCPLYEKSRGLFNKDLISKMKKGSYLVNTARGAIVDPEAVADAVNSGHIAYGGDVWPVQPAPKDMPWRTMHNPYGEAYGNAMTLHVSGTSLDAQARYANGVKQILTEYFNKTYNYRPQDVIVIDGDYATKAYGQREKK is encoded by the coding sequence atggGTAAACCAAAGGTATTAATGGTTCTTTACGCTGGTGGTAACCACgctaaagaagaaacaagaTTATTGGGTACTGTTGAAAACGAATTAGGTATTCGTAAACTTGTTGAAGAACATGGATATGAATTGGTTACTACTACTGATAAGGAACCTGCACCAACTTCTGCctttgatgaaaatttagaagatgcagaaatcatcatcactacTCCGTTTTTCCCAGCATATGtcaataaagaaagaattgcTAAAGCTCCCAAATTGAAGCTTTGTATCACTGCTGGTGTTGGATCTGATCATTATGATTTGGATGCTCTTAATGAAAGAGGTATCGCTGCCATTGAAGTTACTGGCTCCAATGTTGTTTCTGTTGCTGAACACGCAGTGATGACCATGTTGATTTTAATCAGAAACTATGGTGAAGGACATGCACAAGCTACTAAAGGTACTTGGGatgttgctgctgttgccaaagatgaatttgatttggaaGACAAAGTTATTGCTACTGTTGGTGCTGGAAGAATTGGTTACAGAATTTTAGAAAGATTAGTTGCCTTTAACCCTaagaaattgttgtatTATGATTATCAACCATTACCTGAAGAAGCCATTAACAAATTAAATGCTGCTTCTAAACTTTTCAATGGAGTTGACaatattgttgaaagaGTTGAAAAGTTGGAAGATTTGGTTTCTCAAGCTGATGTTGTCACCATTAATTGTCCATTATATGAAAAATCTAGAGGTTTGTTTAACAAAGATTTAATTTCCAAGATGAAGAAAGGTTCATATTTGGTCAATACTGCTAGAGGTGCTATTGTTGATCCAGAAGCTGTTGCCGATGCAGTTAACTCTGGTCATATTGCTTATGGTGGTGATGTTTGGCCAGTTCAACCAGCTCCAAAAGACATGCCTTGGAGAACTATGCACAATCCATATGGTGAAGCCTATGGTAATGCTATGACACTTCATGTCTCTGGTACTTCCTTGGATGCTCAAGCTAGATATGCTAATGGTGTCAAACAAATCTTGACTGAATATTTCAACAAGACTTATAATTACAGACCTCAAgatgttattgttattgatggTGACTATGCCACCAAGGCTTATGGtcaaagagaaaaaaagtAA
- a CDS encoding uncharacterized protein (Integral membrane protein of the ER; role in the synthesis of beta-1,6-glucan in the cell wall; S. cerevisiae ortholog required for cell viability; Spider biofilm induced), giving the protein MASLYPLKFNEKLAFFYNTVAATLWFCCLGRFLILLPLVGRKFLPGGMADFFHVVSLLPIIESLFVKSVLRKKFTITSLWGISNGLKMVWLCYGVIFPHPKIAKHTSYSLLITSWCLQYFIHYFYYAFKVKTKSSFHFLFWLEYNNFYLTYPLGLVSEMILLFLSLAFVEQDSIYDYVLRAAFLAYIPIAYFAWGHLKSRKKKRYTEIMNKRNVRQVATLESTTTSTKNTSIELRNM; this is encoded by the coding sequence ATGGCATCATTATATCCATTAAAATTTAACGAAAAACTTGCATTCTTTTATAATACTGTTGCTGCAACATTAtggttttgttgtttagGTAGATTTCTTATTCTACTTCCCTTGGTAGGGAGAAAATTCTTACCTGGTGGAATGGCTGATTTCTTTCATGTGGTTTCATTACTACCGataattgaatcattatttGTGAAATCAGTGTTAAGGAAAAAATTCACTATCACATCATTATGGGGGATTCTGAATGGATTAAAAATGGTGTGGCTATGTTATGGTGTTATTTTCCCTCATCCCAAAATTGCCAAACATACTTcatattcattattaattacttcttggtgtttaCAATATTTCATTCATTACTTTTATTATGCATTCAAAGTGAAAACAAAGAgttcatttcattttttgttttggttaGAATACAATAATTTTTACTTGACTTATCCTTTGGGTTTGGTTTCTGAAATGATTCTTTTATTCTTAAGTCTTGCCTTTGTTGAACAAGACTCGATATATGATTACGTTTTAAGAGCAGCATTCTTGGCTTATATTCCAATAGCATATTTTGCTTGGGGtcatttgaaatcaagaaagaagaaaagataCACCGAAATTATGAATAAAAGAAATGTTAGACAAGTAGCAACTTTAGAAAGTACTACTACTAGTACTAAGAATACCTCTATTGAACTAAGAAATATGTAA
- a CDS encoding uncharacterized protein (Protein of unknown function; regulated by Ssn6): MSCFAKVKCFLACIVLYYISYLYNYKCPTLTPLQEGVETILHPLHSHHSVLCDYLHTGINTVEPYTAKVHGFLDDHVHSHPLFIEYKVEDKLTCAKNKFSTYVYPYIHQLYQFTDVAEVHAHEHLSQVYDKVQKTLKQD, from the coding sequence ATGAGTTGTTTTGCCAAAGTTAAATGCTTTTTAGCCTGTATCGTGTTATATTACATTTCATACTTGTACAATTACAAATGTCCAACTTTAACTCCATTACAAGAAGGTGTTGAAACCATTTTACACCCATTACATTCCCATCATTCAGTCTTGTGTGATTATTTACACACTGGTATTAACACTGTTGAACCTTATACTGCTAAAGTTCATGGATTTTTAGATGATCATGTTCATTCTCACCCATTGTTCATTGAATACAAAGTTGAAGATAAATTGACTTGTGCTAAGAACAAATTTTCTACTTATGTTTACCCTTACATCCATCAATTGTATCAATTCACTGATGTTGCCGAAGTTCACGCTCACGAACATTTGAGTCAAGTCTATGATAAAGTTCAAAAAACTTTGAAACAGGATTAA